One region of Streptococcus salivarius genomic DNA includes:
- the ftsY gene encoding signal recognition particle-docking protein FtsY, translating into MGLFDRLFGQEENQSQETVANQEISETEALDNQDLSTSEGTSERQAEQLSESVTQVEEISSTESVEESESTVTEESEVASDEDLSVDNQASSEAEGVSESEESQVAVDNHFADVMADYYAKKAQVAAAAEKGETVTFEAVQTRKVEEKPEEVQASKTETEQEKYNRTLKKTRTGFAARLNEFFANFRRVDEEFFEELEEMLILSDVGVNVATQLTEDLRYEARLENVKKTEDLQRLIIEKLVDIYEKDDVYKEQINFQDGLTVMLFVGVNGVGKTTSIGKLAHKYKQEGKKVMLVAADTFRAGAVAQLVEWGRRVDVPVVTGAEKADPASVVFDGMEKALAEGVDVLMIDTAGRLQNKDNLMAELEKIGRIIKRVVPEAPHETLLALDASTGQNALSQAKEFSKITPLTGLVLTKLDGSAKGGVVLAIRQELDIPVKLIGFGEKIDDIGEFHSEEFMQGLLTGLV; encoded by the coding sequence ATGGGTCTATTTGATCGATTATTTGGACAAGAGGAAAACCAGTCACAGGAAACTGTAGCAAATCAGGAAATTTCAGAAACTGAGGCTCTTGATAATCAAGACTTGTCAACAAGTGAAGGAACAAGTGAAAGGCAAGCAGAACAGCTCAGTGAGTCAGTGACTCAAGTAGAAGAGATTTCGTCTACAGAATCTGTTGAAGAAAGCGAATCTACAGTGACAGAAGAAAGTGAAGTAGCGTCTGATGAGGACCTATCTGTTGATAATCAGGCGTCAAGTGAAGCAGAGGGCGTATCAGAGTCAGAAGAAAGCCAAGTCGCTGTGGATAACCACTTCGCAGATGTCATGGCTGATTACTATGCTAAAAAGGCTCAGGTAGCTGCTGCTGCAGAAAAAGGTGAAACGGTTACTTTTGAGGCTGTTCAAACCCGTAAAGTTGAGGAAAAACCTGAAGAAGTTCAGGCCTCAAAAACTGAAACAGAACAAGAGAAATATAATCGTACCCTTAAGAAGACACGTACAGGGTTTGCTGCCCGCTTGAATGAATTCTTTGCGAATTTCCGTCGAGTTGATGAGGAGTTCTTCGAAGAATTGGAAGAAATGCTGATTCTTTCCGATGTTGGGGTTAATGTTGCAACGCAATTAACGGAAGACTTGCGCTATGAAGCCCGCCTTGAAAATGTCAAAAAGACTGAAGATTTGCAACGCTTGATTATCGAAAAACTTGTGGACATCTACGAGAAGGATGATGTCTACAAGGAGCAGATTAATTTCCAAGATGGTTTGACAGTCATGCTTTTCGTTGGTGTCAACGGGGTTGGTAAGACAACGTCTATCGGTAAGTTGGCGCATAAATACAAACAAGAAGGCAAAAAAGTTATGTTGGTAGCTGCTGATACCTTCCGTGCGGGAGCTGTCGCTCAGTTGGTTGAGTGGGGACGTCGTGTTGATGTGCCAGTAGTGACTGGTGCTGAGAAGGCTGACCCAGCTTCAGTGGTCTTTGACGGTATGGAAAAGGCTCTTGCTGAAGGAGTTGATGTCCTTATGATTGATACTGCGGGTCGTTTGCAAAATAAAGACAACCTTATGGCAGAGCTTGAAAAGATTGGTCGTATTATCAAACGTGTGGTTCCAGAAGCACCTCATGAAACCCTCTTGGCCTTGGATGCATCAACAGGTCAAAATGCCCTTAGTCAGGCTAAGGAATTTTCAAAAATCACACCTCTTACAGGCCTTGTCTTGACTAAGTTGGACGGTAGTGCCAAGGGTGGTGTGGTTCTAGCCATTCGCCAAGAGTTGGATATTCCAGTGAAGTTAATTGGTTTTGGTGAGAAAATTGATGATATTGGTGAGTTCCATTCAGAAGAATTCATGCAAGG
- a CDS encoding Cof-type HAD-IIB family hydrolase translates to MSEIKLLALDLDGTLFTKDKQVTAENRAALKAAEAKGVHVVITTGRPLPAITHILEDLGLLDDKHYSVTFNGGLVQRNNGDILIKKEMSREDLKQIYAVFEPLGLPMDVLSDGIVYGVPSKGNHSLYRQANPTLTFVDVDSIDDIPQDIVYNKVVTVCEEAFLDAQIEKLPDHLYQAFEVFKSREIILEVMPKGVHKAVGLRLLTDYLALDKSQVMAMGDEENDLTMLEWAGLGVAMANAVPKVKAVAKAVTTKTNEESGVAEAIHKYILEK, encoded by the coding sequence ATGTCTGAGATTAAATTGTTGGCCTTGGATTTGGATGGGACGCTCTTTACTAAGGATAAGCAAGTAACAGCTGAAAATAGAGCTGCTCTGAAGGCGGCAGAAGCTAAGGGAGTTCATGTGGTCATTACGACTGGTCGTCCTCTGCCAGCTATTACTCATATCTTGGAAGATTTGGGTTTGTTGGATGATAAGCACTATAGTGTGACCTTCAATGGTGGCTTGGTTCAGCGTAATAATGGGGATATTCTCATAAAGAAAGAGATGAGTCGAGAAGATTTAAAGCAGATTTATGCTGTCTTCGAACCTCTAGGGCTCCCTATGGATGTTCTTAGTGATGGCATTGTCTATGGGGTGCCTAGTAAAGGGAATCATTCGCTCTATCGTCAGGCTAATCCTACTTTGACTTTTGTTGATGTGGATAGCATTGATGACATTCCGCAAGATATCGTCTATAATAAAGTAGTTACGGTCTGTGAGGAAGCGTTTTTGGATGCCCAAATTGAAAAACTACCTGACCATCTATACCAAGCGTTTGAGGTCTTTAAGTCTCGTGAAATTATCCTAGAGGTTATGCCCAAGGGTGTTCATAAAGCTGTAGGTTTGAGACTCTTGACTGATTATCTTGCTCTGGATAAAAGTCAGGTCATGGCTATGGGAGACGAGGAAAACGACTTGACAATGCTGGAGTGGGCTGGTCTTGGTGTGGCTATGGCGAATGCTGTTCCCAAGGTCAAGGCTGTTGCCAAGGCAGTAACGACAAAAACTAATGAGGAATCTGGAGTGGCTGAGGCCATCCACAAATATATTCTAGAGAAATAA
- a CDS encoding HAD family hydrolase, whose product MKILATDMDGTFLDHLGAYDKARLENLLDACEAKDYVFTVASGRALLALEELFDGFVDRIAIIAENGALVQYKGEVLFESKLEPKDYLEIADTTLALPTCEGILLSGRRGAYAPNDAEPAYLKAMERYYENVMVTNLEAVTDDIFKVTAKFQGDTIMERGDYLNTIFEDMTAVTTGFDSMDIILKGVDKGFGLYHLCQELGRQASDVVAFGDNLNDMEMLTFAGHAVATENARDEIKAVADEVIGHHKDGAVFDFMEGLVGSDV is encoded by the coding sequence TTGAAAATTTTAGCAACAGATATGGATGGTACCTTTCTAGACCATCTTGGTGCCTATGATAAGGCACGTTTGGAAAACCTTTTGGATGCGTGTGAAGCTAAAGATTACGTTTTTACAGTAGCTTCTGGCCGAGCTCTCTTGGCCTTGGAGGAGCTTTTTGATGGTTTTGTGGACCGCATTGCTATTATTGCGGAGAATGGGGCCTTGGTTCAGTACAAGGGTGAAGTCCTATTTGAGTCCAAGCTAGAACCTAAAGATTATTTAGAAATTGCAGACACGACTTTAGCCTTGCCAACTTGTGAGGGAATTCTCTTGTCGGGACGTCGTGGTGCCTATGCTCCAAACGATGCAGAACCAGCCTATCTTAAGGCCATGGAACGTTACTATGAAAATGTTATGGTAACGAACCTTGAAGCGGTTACAGATGACATTTTCAAGGTAACTGCTAAGTTCCAAGGGGATACCATTATGGAACGTGGTGACTACCTCAACACGATTTTTGAGGATATGACAGCTGTGACAACTGGCTTTGATTCTATGGATATTATCCTTAAAGGTGTGGACAAGGGCTTTGGTCTTTACCATCTTTGTCAAGAGTTGGGGCGTCAAGCTTCAGATGTTGTAGCCTTTGGTGATAATCTCAATGATATGGAGATGTTGACCTTTGCTGGGCATGCGGTTGCTACGGAAAATGCCCGCGATGAGATTAAGGCAGTAGCTGACGAAGTTATTGGTCACCATAAAGATGGTGCAGTCTTTGACTTCATGGAAGGTTTGGTAGGTTCAGATGTCTGA
- a CDS encoding GntR family transcriptional regulator has product MAWTFDEKSPIYLQIAYRVKLKIASKELSMGQQLLPVREFAQEAGVNPNTVQRAFQELEKEGLVYSARTSGRFVTEDEKLIDQKRHEIAQSLMKNFVTEMTAIGFSSPEIKSIITDYIEQTGKDL; this is encoded by the coding sequence ATGGCTTGGACATTTGATGAAAAATCGCCAATTTATCTCCAAATCGCCTATCGCGTCAAACTGAAGATAGCTTCCAAGGAATTGAGTATGGGACAACAACTCCTACCCGTTAGAGAATTTGCTCAGGAAGCTGGGGTCAATCCTAACACTGTACAAAGAGCCTTCCAAGAACTTGAAAAAGAGGGGTTGGTCTACTCTGCCCGTACCTCTGGTCGCTTTGTTACCGAAGATGAAAAACTAATTGATCAAAAACGACACGAGATTGCCCAAAGTCTCATGAAAAACTTTGTCACTGAGATGACAGCCATTGGTTTTAGCTCACCTGAAATCAAATCTATCATCACTGACTACATTGAACAAACAGGAAAGGACTTGTAG
- a CDS encoding ABC transporter ATP-binding protein — protein MTDIVTLTNLTKTYNGIPALRDVTMSIPSGKIIGLLGPNGSGKTTLIKILNGLLQPTSGLVTINGFQPSPITKAQVAYLPDTTYLDESKTIQYYLDFFQDFYADFRYSLALQLLQDLMLQPDLRLKDLSKGNKEKVQLILVMSREAKLYLLDEPIGGVDPASRDYILKTIINQYSEDASVIISTHLIADIESVLDEVVFLKYGQIELQGDADNIRQAHGKSIDKLFREMFHN, from the coding sequence ATGACTGATATTGTAACTCTAACAAATCTCACCAAGACCTATAATGGTATTCCAGCCCTTAGAGATGTGACCATGTCCATCCCTTCTGGTAAAATCATTGGTCTCTTAGGACCAAACGGTAGTGGTAAAACAACCCTAATCAAAATTTTGAACGGCCTCCTTCAACCGACTTCAGGTTTAGTGACCATTAATGGATTTCAGCCGTCACCTATCACTAAGGCGCAAGTGGCTTATTTGCCTGACACAACCTATTTAGATGAAAGTAAGACAATACAGTACTACTTGGATTTCTTCCAAGATTTTTACGCTGACTTCCGCTATTCTCTTGCCTTGCAACTCTTGCAGGATTTAATGCTCCAGCCTGATTTGCGCCTTAAAGACCTCTCAAAAGGTAACAAAGAAAAAGTTCAGTTGATTTTGGTTATGAGTCGTGAAGCTAAACTCTATCTCCTCGATGAACCTATCGGTGGAGTCGATCCTGCGTCACGTGACTACATTCTTAAAACCATCATCAACCAATACTCTGAAGATGCTTCTGTTATCATTTCAACCCATTTGATTGCAGATATTGAATCCGTCCTAGATGAAGTTGTCTTCTTAAAATACGGTCAGATTGAACTTCAGGGTGATGCTGATAATATCCGTCAAGCCCATGGCAAATCTATCGACAAACTCTTTAGAGAGATGTTCCACAACTAG
- a CDS encoding ATP-binding cassette domain-containing protein, which translates to MPEKLVEVKDVEISFGEGSKKFVAVHNANFFINKGETFSLVGESGSGKTTIGRAIIGLNDTSNGEIIFDDKKINGHLSHSEKNDLIRRIQMIFQDPAASLNERATVDYILSEGLHNFHLYKDEEDRKAKIKKIIKEVGLLEEHLTRYPHEFSGGQRQRIGIARSLVMQPDLVIADEPISALDVSVRAQVLNLLKKFQKELGLTYLFIAHDLSVVRFISDRIAVIYKGTIVEVAETEELYNNPIHPYTKSLLSAVPIPDPILERQKVLKVYDPNQHDYSVDKPEMVELRPGHFVWGNKAEIETYRKEQSK; encoded by the coding sequence ATGCCTGAGAAGTTAGTTGAAGTAAAAGATGTGGAGATTTCCTTCGGTGAAGGAAGCAAGAAATTCGTTGCTGTCCACAATGCTAATTTTTTCATCAACAAGGGTGAAACCTTTTCCCTCGTTGGTGAGTCTGGTAGTGGTAAAACTACTATCGGTCGTGCCATTATTGGTTTAAATGATACAAGTAATGGTGAGATTATTTTTGACGATAAGAAAATCAATGGACACTTGTCTCACTCTGAGAAAAACGACCTTATCCGTCGTATCCAGATGATTTTCCAAGACCCTGCGGCTAGTTTGAATGAACGTGCAACAGTCGATTATATCTTGTCTGAGGGCTTGCATAACTTCCATCTCTATAAGGATGAGGAAGATCGTAAAGCTAAAATCAAGAAAATCATCAAAGAAGTGGGACTTCTTGAGGAGCACTTGACACGTTACCCTCACGAATTTTCTGGGGGACAACGTCAACGTATTGGGATTGCACGTTCCTTGGTCATGCAACCGGACTTGGTCATCGCTGACGAACCAATCTCAGCCCTTGACGTGTCAGTCCGTGCCCAAGTTTTGAACTTGCTTAAGAAATTCCAAAAAGAGTTGGGATTGACCTACCTCTTTATCGCTCACGACTTGTCAGTGGTCCGTTTCATTTCTGACCGTATCGCTGTTATTTACAAGGGGACAATCGTGGAAGTTGCTGAGACAGAAGAACTCTACAACAATCCTATCCACCCTTACACCAAGTCACTCTTGTCTGCTGTTCCTATTCCAGACCCAATCTTGGAACGTCAGAAAGTCTTGAAGGTTTATGATCCAAACCAACACGACTATTCGGTTGATAAACCAGAAATGGTTGAATTACGTCCAGGACACTTCGTTTGGGGTAACAAGGCCGAAATCGAGACTTATCGTAAAGAACAAAGTAAATAA
- a CDS encoding ABC transporter ATP-binding protein: MTENKNVILSARDIVVEFAVRDRVLTAIRGVSLDLVEGEVLALVGESGSGKSVLTKTFTGMLEENGRVASGSIDYRGQDLTKLKSHQDWASIRGAKIATIFQDPMTSLDPIKTIGSQIVEVIVKHQGKSAKEAKKMAIDYMDKVGIPDAEKRFNEYPFQYSGGMRQRIVIAIALACHPDVLICDEPTTALDVTIQAQIIDLLKSLKEEYGFSVIFITHDLGVVASIADKVAVMYAGEIIEYATVEEIFYEPCHPYTWSLLSSLPQLADDKGELFSIPGTPPSLYTPVVGDAFALRSDYAMQIDFEEKAPQFQVSDTHWAKTWLLHEDAPKVEKPAVIQNLHEKIRANMGFAHLGDEEEGNA; the protein is encoded by the coding sequence ATGACAGAAAATAAAAATGTAATATTATCGGCTCGCGATATCGTCGTGGAATTTGCCGTTCGTGACCGTGTTTTGACAGCCATTCGAGGAGTTTCCCTTGATTTGGTTGAAGGTGAAGTTTTAGCCTTGGTTGGTGAGTCTGGTTCAGGTAAATCAGTTTTGACTAAGACTTTCACAGGGATGCTTGAAGAAAATGGTCGTGTCGCTAGTGGTTCGATTGATTATCGCGGTCAAGATTTGACTAAGCTTAAGAGTCACCAAGATTGGGCATCTATTCGTGGGGCTAAGATTGCGACTATCTTCCAAGATCCTATGACCAGTCTTGACCCAATTAAGACTATCGGTAGCCAAATTGTTGAAGTTATTGTCAAACACCAAGGAAAATCAGCCAAAGAAGCTAAAAAAATGGCCATTGATTACATGGACAAGGTTGGTATTCCTGATGCTGAAAAACGTTTCAATGAGTATCCTTTCCAATACTCTGGTGGGATGCGTCAACGTATCGTTATTGCCATTGCCTTGGCTTGTCATCCGGATGTCCTTATCTGTGACGAACCAACAACTGCCCTCGATGTGACCATTCAAGCTCAAATCATCGACCTCTTGAAATCACTCAAAGAGGAGTACGGTTTCTCAGTGATTTTCATTACCCATGACCTTGGTGTGGTAGCAAGTATCGCTGATAAGGTTGCTGTTATGTATGCTGGTGAAATCATTGAATACGCAACTGTTGAGGAAATTTTCTATGAGCCTTGTCACCCATACACGTGGAGCTTGCTTTCAAGCTTGCCACAGTTGGCCGATGATAAGGGTGAGCTTTTCTCAATTCCAGGGACACCACCATCACTTTATACACCGGTTGTTGGGGATGCCTTTGCTTTGCGTTCAGACTATGCTATGCAGATTGACTTCGAGGAAAAAGCGCCACAATTCCAAGTTTCAGATACTCACTGGGCTAAGACCTGGCTCTTACATGAGGATGCACCAAAAGTTGAAAAACCTGCGGTTATCCAAAATCTACATGAAAAAATCCGTGCTAATATGGGATTTGCACATTTAGGAGATGAGGAGGAAGGCAATGCCTGA
- the oppC gene encoding oligopeptide ABC transporter permease OppC yields MASIDKSKFQFVKRDDFASETIDAPAYSYWKSVMRQFFKKKSTTVMLGILIAIILMSFIYPMFSKFDFNDVSKVNDFSVRYVHPNAQYWFGTDSNGKSLFDSVWFGARNSILIAVIATFLNVVIGLLVGAVWGISKTFDMIMMEIYNIISNIPALLVVIVLTYSLGAGFWNMIFAMTVTGWIGIAYTIRIQIMRYRDLEYNLASRTLGTPTPKIVVKNIMPQLVSVIVTMASQLLPGFISYEAFLSYFGLGPPVTTPSLGRLISDYAQNVTVNAYLFWIPLTTLILVSLALFIVGQNLADASDPRTHR; encoded by the coding sequence ATGGCTTCAATTGATAAAAGTAAGTTCCAATTTGTAAAGCGCGATGATTTTGCCTCTGAAACAATTGATGCGCCGGCCTATTCATACTGGAAATCGGTGATGCGTCAGTTCTTCAAGAAGAAGTCAACAACTGTCATGTTGGGAATCTTGATTGCTATCATTTTGATGAGTTTTATCTACCCGATGTTTTCAAAATTTGACTTTAATGATGTGTCTAAGGTTAATGACTTTAGTGTACGTTATGTGCATCCAAACGCTCAATACTGGTTCGGTACGGACAGTAATGGTAAGTCCCTCTTCGATAGTGTTTGGTTTGGAGCTCGTAATTCTATCCTTATTGCTGTTATCGCTACCTTCCTTAACGTTGTTATTGGTTTGCTTGTAGGTGCTGTTTGGGGGATTTCTAAGACCTTCGATATGATTATGATGGAAATCTACAACATCATCTCAAATATTCCTGCTCTCCTTGTAGTTATCGTCTTGACTTACTCATTGGGTGCTGGTTTCTGGAATATGATCTTTGCCATGACTGTTACAGGGTGGATTGGTATTGCCTATACTATCCGTATTCAAATCATGCGTTACCGTGATTTGGAGTATAACTTGGCTTCTCGTACACTGGGAACACCAACTCCTAAGATTGTGGTTAAAAACATCATGCCACAACTAGTGTCAGTTATCGTAACTATGGCTAGTCAGCTCTTGCCAGGATTTATCTCTTACGAAGCCTTCCTTTCATACTTTGGTTTAGGGCCTCCTGTTACGACGCCTAGTCTTGGTCGTTTGATTTCAGACTATGCACAGAACGTTACAGTCAATGCTTATCTCTTCTGGATTCCATTGACTACCTTGATCCTCGTTTCCCTTGCTCTCTTTATTGTCGGTCAAAACTTGGCGGATGCCAGCGACCCACGTACGCATAGATAG
- a CDS encoding ABC transporter permease — protein MKKYILLRTLRSLLSIFVVTALTYTIIYTMVPRRLIFRQDPNYNKIAKTADSKANYENTIYERMGYIDYYDTKELQEKASSLDKSVTTKPTKENKAIYQKYVDSLGHGWRLHQFKQSKQFYATRDVPVLERVFGFYTHLFEFDNTGWVKDKTNPNLKRYIRIENDPAIGWSVVGSGTKHKYLLYFNGQFPFVHQNFVKMNLGTSYPTYAEQGVLDVITQGQGQTQSSEVNFPTGKKVSSVDIYSRTYKSPSQADARDRSYYGNDPYTATKSRYQYPSMVTSSAIAGLIGLVLSYALAIPLGSYMARFKNTLFDSVSTGVLTFLLSLPTIALVYIIRLIGSEIGLPDSFPILGAGDWRSYVLPSVILGLLSTPGLAIWIRRYMIDLQSQDFVRFARAKGLSEQEISNKHIFKNAMVSLVSGIPASIVSVITGATLTETIFAFPGMGKMLIDSVRASNNAMVVGLVFIFTALTIFSLLVGDILMTMIDPRIKLTSKGGK, from the coding sequence ATGAAAAAATATATTTTATTGAGAACCCTCCGTTCTCTATTGTCAATATTTGTCGTGACGGCCTTGACCTACACGATTATCTATACCATGGTGCCGAGGCGTCTGATTTTCAGACAGGACCCTAACTACAACAAGATTGCTAAGACAGCTGATTCTAAGGCTAACTATGAAAATACAATCTATGAACGTATGGGTTATATTGATTACTATGATACCAAGGAGTTGCAGGAGAAAGCTAGCTCCCTTGATAAGTCAGTAACCACTAAGCCAACAAAAGAAAATAAGGCTATCTACCAAAAATATGTGGATAGTTTAGGACATGGCTGGCGTTTACATCAGTTCAAGCAAAGTAAACAATTCTATGCGACACGTGATGTGCCAGTGCTTGAACGTGTGTTTGGTTTCTATACGCACCTCTTTGAATTTGACAATACTGGATGGGTTAAAGATAAAACAAATCCAAACTTGAAGCGTTACATCCGTATTGAAAATGACCCAGCTATCGGTTGGTCAGTTGTTGGTTCAGGAACTAAGCATAAATATTTGCTTTACTTTAATGGTCAGTTCCCATTTGTTCACCAAAACTTTGTTAAGATGAACCTTGGTACATCTTACCCAACTTATGCTGAGCAAGGTGTTCTTGATGTTATTACACAAGGTCAAGGACAAACACAAAGTTCTGAGGTCAACTTCCCTACTGGTAAGAAGGTATCTTCAGTAGATATCTACTCTCGTACTTATAAATCACCAAGTCAGGCTGATGCTAGAGATCGTTCTTACTATGGAAATGACCCATACACAGCGACCAAGAGTCGCTACCAATACCCATCAATGGTGACAAGTTCTGCCATTGCAGGTTTGATTGGTTTGGTCTTGTCTTATGCTTTGGCAATTCCATTGGGATCATACATGGCACGCTTTAAAAATACCCTCTTTGATAGTGTATCAACAGGTGTCTTGACTTTCTTACTTTCACTACCAACCATCGCCTTGGTTTATATCATTCGTTTGATTGGTTCTGAGATTGGTCTTCCAGATTCCTTCCCTATCTTGGGTGCGGGTGACTGGCGTTCATACGTCTTGCCATCTGTTATTCTCGGTCTCTTGTCAACACCAGGTCTTGCGATTTGGATTCGTCGTTACATGATTGACTTGCAATCACAAGACTTCGTTCGTTTTGCACGTGCCAAAGGGTTGTCAGAACAAGAAATTTCGAATAAACACATTTTCAAAAACGCTATGGTTTCCTTGGTTTCAGGAATCCCAGCATCTATCGTTAGTGTTATCACAGGGGCAACCTTGACAGAAACAATCTTCGCCTTCCCTGGTATGGGTAAAATGTTGATTGACTCTGTCCGTGCTTCAAATAACGCTATGGTTGTGGGTCTTGTATTTATTTTCACAGCCCTCACCATCTTCTCATTGCTTGTGGGTGATATCCTTATGACTATGATTGACCCACGTATCAAATTGACATCTAAAGGAGGTAAATAA